AGCAACCATTTTTTCGACCGCGGGCATATCAGTGACGCTGCACCCGGCTGCCATAGCTTCGCCGCCCTCGGCTTCGATTTCTGCAACAACCTGCTCGGCCACGGTCGCAGAACCGCCAGTGCCATCACGCGCGCCGCCGAAATCATTGACGACAACCTTCACACCGCGCCGCGCGAGTTCCATCGCATGCTGCTTGCCAAGCCCGGCACCGGCGCCGGTGACAATGGCTACGCGGTCATTAAATTCTACTGTGCTCATGGGAGTTTCGCCTCTCGCTTTTTATAGGGATGAATTGATTGCGCCGATGGATGCGCAATCAAATCAAGCGAGTCAAGCGAAGGCGTGCAGATTCACGTCCCAGATATCGAGCGATTATTTAGCGGTCTTCCTGCGACCCTTGCCTGCCGTAGCGGAAGGTGTGGTCAGGCGCTTTTTCGGTTTTTTTGCTGCTGCCTTTTTCGGCTTGGCTTTTTTGGCCGCTGCCGCATTCGCTTTCTTCGCTGCCGCCAGCAGGGCCTTGAAGCTTTTCTCGGCAAAATCTGCATAGGTAGCAGGATCAGGCAGCATCTCTCGACATGCCGTGATCGTCAGCATAACTTCACCATGATAGCTGGTGACGATGTGGAAAACCCCCATGCCGTCAGTCGGTAATCCCATGCCAAAGCTGCGTTTGAGTTCGGCGCCGGCAAAATACATCGAGACCGGCGGTCCCGGCACGTTGGTGACGACCGTGTTCATCTGCGGCGCGACGGTCTGCCCCAGACCCATGCGCGCGGCCAGTTTCGTGGCAGCTGCCGTCAGGCCCGCTGGCATCGCGCCGCTCAGTTCCATCAATGTCCGCGCACCGACCGCTTCAACCATATGCTTGGACCGGTTGGTTTCCTTGGCGACAAATTCCAGCCGCTTCGCCGGGTCGGCAATATGTGTGCCGAGGCCAACCGTCATCATCGATACCTGGTTCCCGCCAGCCGCTTCGCCATTGTCATCGCGTACCGAAATCGGTGCACCCGCTTTTAACGTGTTATTCGGCAGCTCACCCTTGCTTTCAAGATAGGCACGCATGGTTCCGCCGACGATGCTCAACATCACATCATTAACGGTCACACCGGGAAAGGCAGTGCGTATTGTTTTGATGTCGGAGAGCGAGAATATCTTGCCGTCAAACACACGGTGCGGCGTCAACCGGTCACCAAAGCGTGTCTTGGGAATGCCGGTTGAAGCGTCCTTTTGTTGCTTATTCTCTCTCGCAAAATCGAACATGCGCTTCGGCACAGGAAGCAGCTTGCCCAGCGTCTGCAGACCGCGCACCGGATTGGCGATATTATTCACCTGCGCCCGCATCAGCAGGTTCAGGTCATTAGGCTTTGTTTCTGGCCGCCATTGCTTGTCCCATTTGCGCGGCTTCATTTTCGCATCAAGATCATGCAGCGCCAGGGTCATCTGCAATCCGGATTGCCCGTCCACCGCCGCATGGTGGAATTTGTGCACCAAGGCAAAACTACCCTTGGGGATGCCTTCGACATTGTCGAGACCTTCGATGACCGTAAACTCCCACAGCGGGCGATTCATGTCCAAAGGCCGCGCATAGATCCGTGCCGCCTGAATACAAAGCTGCCGCCAGTCACCAGGCTGCGGCAAGGCGATATGACGGACATGATATTCGAGATCGAAATTGTCATCTTCGATCCAATAGGGGTGATCAAGGTCGAGCGGCACCCGCACCAGTTTCTGACGGAAAATCCGCGCGCCATCGAGCCGGCCTTCAATATAGTGCAAAATATCTTTGAACCCGACCTTGCCGCCAGGAGCCGTCGATGGATCATAGATGAGCAGCTGGCCAATATGCATCGGCGTATTGCGTGTTTCCGTATAGGCAAACATCGCATCGAGCGCACCTAATTGTTCCATCTTAATCCCCCTCGCGAGTCTTGTTGAGGCAAGCATAAATCAGATTGGTTAAAGAAGCGAATCAGTTAAACAATCGGGGCTAGCGCAAGACTAGGTTAATTGGTCAGGGAAGCTTCGCTTCTGAAGAGACGCGTCACTTTGTCGAGCAAACCGCCAGCAACCGACCGGCCGGTTGCCGCGATTTCAACACTGCCGGGGGTGAGCTGCAAAGCCTCACCATCCTTATAGACTTTTTTCGAGGCGATCAGGCGCACACGGTAAAGGGCGGCGCGGGGCCGCAGGACATTCTCATCCTTGTCCGAGGCGATCGGCCCGCCATTGACGGAAGCCAATATCGGCTGATCAATTCTCTCCACTGCATTGGTCGACTTCTCGACCAGCATGGCGGCCCGGGATGCCTGTACCGGATCATCCGGAACAAAGCGGCCGCGCGCGTCTTTGGATATGCGCCAGATATCATCTTCACTGACATAGGCTTGAATATCATAGTCATCGGATGTCACAATATAGGCAATGGGCTCCGCCCCGCCGAGCCAACGCCCGCTGTGAATATCCGGCGACAAATCCGTCACAATCCCGGCAATCGGCGCGCGCAGGATGAGGCGCTCGCTGCGCAGTTCAAGGCCAGCAAGCTGGTCCTGCTCCTGCTTCAATTCGCGTTCGAGGACCATGCGATTGGACAGATCAATCTCGTCCGCCGCACCGCGACCAAATTGCAGTTGCAGGTTGGCTATTCTGACCTTGGTGGCCGCGATGGACTGTTCCAGCTCGGGAGCAGAGAGTTGAACCAGTGGCGCGCCGGCCGCAACTCTCTGGCCATTCTCAACAAACAGCTTTTCCACCTTGCCCGGGTCACCGGCGACAATCGGAGACGCCCCAATTGGAGTGAGCACGGCAGGTGCGCTGATATGGCGATCGAGCGGCAACAGGCAGAGCAGCAGCGCTATGCCGCTTCCAATCAACAGCAACCGCGTCCGTGAAGTGGCCAAGATCCGATCCTTCATGCTCGCCCAGACCTTGAATTCCGAAAGCACCGGACGGGCAATGAACACGGCAATTTCAACAACGAACAGGATCACCCCGAGCAATTTGAAAAACAGCGTGTAGACCAACAGCGCGATACCGATAAAAAGGAACAGGCGGTAGACCCACGTCATCCACGCATAGACGATCATCCCGCGGCGCAATCGGTCGGGCACCTGTTCGGGTGCCTCATCACCCAATGCGAATAGCATCTCACGCAGCCGCCAGCGGCCCAGTGCGAAGGCGCGCGGTTGCAGATTGGGCACGCCGAGCCAGTCGGACAAGACATAATAGCCATCAAAACGCATGAACGGATTGAGGTTGATCGCAAGGCTCATCACCCAGCTGGTGGTGGCAAGAATGAAGGCGACGCTGCGGAGCATACCGTCGGGCAGCAGCACCCAGGCCATGGTCGCAAGGCCCGCGATCATCAGCTCGACCGTGACACCGGCACAATCGATCATCAGCCGCTGCTTGCGCGAGGTCAGCCGCCACGCGCCGGATGTATCGGTATAGAGAACGGGCATCATCACCAGAAAGCTGACCCCCATGCTCGGCACCCGGCAGCCAAAGCGGGTGGCGGTATAGGCGTGGCCCAGCTCATGGAGAATCTTGATCACAAACAGGCCGATCCCATAGGCGATGAGACCCTGCCAACTGAAGAAATAGAGAAAGGATGCAAGGAAGCTGTCCCACTGGCGCGAAACCAGAAACAGGCCGGTGAGGGCCAGCAAGGCGAAGAAGGTCAGGGCCGGATAGGACCAGAGCGGCGCAACCTTGTCGATCGTTCGTTCCAGAAAAGCCGCCGGTTTGACAATCGGGATGCGGATGAACAGATAATTATCCAGCATCCATTTCCACCAGGCTTTTTTGGCGGTTTCCCGCTGCTCCGTAAAGCTCGCAACCGTGTCACCCATCGGCGTCACGGTGAGGCTGTTGGTCAGGGAAAAGTCGACGACCTGACCAAAGGCGTTATTGATTTCTTCCTCGTCCAGACCTTCAGCGACAAGATCATCATTGACCTTCGCCAGATCACCGGATGCCCAGCGGGAGAGGATGCGATATTCAATTCTGCCCAATTGAAAGAACAGATGCCGCACCGGGTCAAACAGAGTCCAGCTGGGTGCACCGGTGACCAGAGCCGCGCCCGGCTCAATCCGCAATTCTTGCCGCAATGGCGGCAATAAGGGCCGTTCCGGTTCGACAGGCACAGCAGCGGTCATAGGCCGATAGTTTGTCTAAAGCTCGCAATCGGGCGCTTGAGCAGCGAATAGATGAGCGGCACCCACTCGCCATAAAGCTTGGCGGTGCCGCGCGAGCCAATGCGCGGATTGTCCGACGTCGGTTGGGCTGTCACCGCAAAAGCCAAAATGCCTTCTGCAGTCTGCCGTGCCTGATAGCTGGCATGTTCAACCTTGCCTTCGATGGCCCAGAGTGGTTGTGCATCTAGCCAGACTTTTACGCGCGATCCATTTTCCAGCGCCATTTGTTCCGCAGCGGGCAAATCAATCCGCAGTGCGATCTCGCCCGGGTCGGCGACCTGCAATATCGGATCGCCGACATTGACGGCCCGCCCTTCCCAGTCACGGCGGTCGCTATAAATTGCCATCCCGCCACGTGGGGCTTTGATCTGCGACAAGCCCATAACATCATTGGCGAAATTATAGTCGGCCTGGGCCAGTTCATATTCCGCGCGCAGGGTTGCGATCTCACGGGTTTCATCATCCTCCCCAAAGGCGGTACTGGTCGACCGGTCTACGCGCGCCTTGGCCACGGCCAGTTTTTCCTGCGCCAGCTTCAGTTCGTTCGACAGCTTCACGTCATCAAAGGACACGAGCAATGCGCCTTCTTCGACCGCTGCATTGGGTGCCACATGGATACGCGAAATCACGCCGGAAAAGGGGGCAGCAACCATGAACGGACGTGCGGCCACAACCTCCACAGGTGCCAAGGCGGTCATACGTACCGGGAAGAGCGCGATCACCAACAGCGCGACCAATATGCCGATTTTCTCTTTGCGGCCAAAGCGGCCAATGCGCTTGACCGGCTTGTCTCCGGTCAGCGCTCGCCAGCTATGCGAAACGGTTTCGGAAAGCCGTGTCAGCCGATAGCCTTCACCTTCGCGAAACGGCGCTTCACGCATCACCAGCAGCCCGCCAAACACCTTGCCCTCGCTGTCCAGCAACGGCTGCCAGCGGCATTCGCTATAGGGATATTCCGCCAGCGCGGAATCTTCGCTCATCGCCCCGAGGGTGAAATCATGCGGCCGGTCCAGACCATCATTTTTGGCCAGTTTAGCAATCAGCTTTTCCATCGCCTGAATCAGCGGAGCGTTGCGATCGACCGATGATATGCTCGACGCACAGACGATGTGAAAATCATCACCAATACGCGGCTGCCGCGCGATGAACATCTGCTCATAGGGCAGGATGCGGCGCAATTCATTGGCAACATGATAATGAAGCTCGGCCACCCCCGGCTTGCGACGCACTTCCGCTTCAAATTGCAGCAAGCTGGCGAGCATATTGGCATCACCGGATATCGGTGCTGCCCCCGAGGCTACAGGTAATATCGCAATGGGCGCGGGGTCGGAATCAGGAGGGCTGGCGGCCATCGGCTTTTGCTGCTTCTGATTTAGCTGGGGCATCGGACGATGCTTTTTCCGCCGCGCTCTGTGCTGGTTTGTCCGACGGTTTCACAAACACGCCGGTACCGCTCATCCCCGGCAGGACCAGGCTTTCGGTTTTGTCGACATTGCCGGTCACGCGGATGGTCTTGCTCACCGGATCTACCGACGCGCCTAACCGGGTGATCTGGCCCGTGACATCTGCACCGGTTTCGTCGATCTTGAAAGTGAAGTCCGCGCCGGGACGAAGCCATGTGAGCCAGTTACTCGGTACGATCAGCTCTACCTCTAGATCGCCGCCACTCTGAATCGTCAGCAACGGCTGCCCGCTTGCCGCAATCTCTCCGCGACCCGCAATTTCCTCAACCACTGTGCCAGAAAATGGCGCGTAGACAGCGCAATCGGTCAGGTTTGCCTTGATCGCATTGGCCTCGGCATTGGCTTTGCCGAGATTGGCTTTGGCCACCGCGACCTCATTCTTGCCAATCGCTTCATACTGGTCGAGCTCGACATTGGTTTTGTAAGTGACATTATAGGCATTGGCCGCCGCTTGCGCAGCTTTCAGCTCTGCACGAATGGCTGAACAATCAAATTGCGCGAGCAGAGCGCCTTTGCGGAAACTCTGACCCTTGCCAAAGGGCATGGACGTAATCCGGGCAGTCATCCGCGAGGCGACCGTTGATTCCTGCTTGGGCTTGATAACGCCACGCACGTCAGGATCCGGACTGGGTTCCGGTTTCTCGGCCTGTGCCTCGGCTGTTTCCTCAGCCTGTTCCTCGGCCGCGCCCGCAGCTGCTTCGTTGCTGGACCAGTCCGTACCGTCACCGCTGCTGGCAACGGCCACGCCAATGACAGCGGCAAGCGCAATGCCGCCACCCCATAGCCATGGCGCCTTTGATTTTTCCCCGGTGTCCGAGGCTTCATCCTCGGGTGCGTCACTCATTGAACGTACTTTCTATTGCTCGGCTATTGATCCAGTTTCATCGCCGCTTCGCGTTCCTGCCACAGGTTCGTTAGGGATGCAGTCAATGTGCTGACATCCTCGCGACCTGTCAGATCGGGGGCAAAATCATCTATGCCCATCGATGCGAACAGATTGGCATAGGCATTTTGCGCCTCGGCATAGGCTATATCATATTTCACCTCTGCAACCAGCGTGTTCATTTCCTCGCGCAGCAAGGTTTGTTGGCTCATTGCGCCAGCCTTGTGGCCCGCACGAATCTGATAGAGGATCTTATCCTGCACCCGGTGTTGATGTTCGGCGGTCTGCAATTCTTCCTGCAAATGACCAAAGCGCGCCCGCGAGACATGGACCTGCGTCATCACCGCCATGGTCAGCGCCAGTTCGCGCTGCCGCAACAGGTCATCCTGTGCCCGCACCGCCTTTTTCTTCGGACCCAGCTTGAACAGGTTGAGCACGTTCCAGCTCGCCTGCGCGCCATATTGGAACCAGTTATTGTTGAACAGGAAGTCGTTGGAATCGACATTCACACCTAAGATACCGCGGAAACTGGGTAGAGCTGAGAGCAGGGCCGCATCTAGTTCCTTGCTGTTAATCCGCTGACGATAGCTAACCTCACGCAGTTCGGCGCGATTTTTCAGCGCCGTCATCATCATATCTTCGCCGGAATATTTGACGGCGGGCAAATTGTCCGTCCGGTCTGGCAATACCAGCGAGAAGTTGGTGCCTGGACGCAGGTTCATAAGCGCTGCGAGTTGCGCCTTGGCAACCACAAGTTCACGCTGCAACTTCCGGATCTCGGCCTGAATCTGCACCAGTTCGCGCTGATAGGTCAGTGCTGTCAGCGGCGCGGATAGGCGGCGTTCCGCCAGCCGTTCGCTATTATCCAGCGTGGTGCTGACATTGCCTTCCAGTTCCTTGAGCTTGGTCAGCAGGCGTTCGGCGCTCACTGCGCGCCAATAAGAGGTGCGGACATCTTCGATAATCCGGTTCGCCACTTTCCGCCGGCGTTCCTGCGAGATCAAAAATTCATCGGCCTTTTGCTGCGAACGGACATAGGACAAGCCGAAGTCGAGCACATCCCAGCTAAGCGACAAGTCGCCCGTGAAAATATCCCGCTCGGCGGAAGTTGATGGTTCGAGCGACTGACGCCGCGTTATCAAGGACAGCGAGCTGGCACCGGAGAAATTATTGCGCCCGGCATAGCCTGCATTGGCAACCAATTGCGGCAGCATGTCATAGCGCGACAGATTAAGCTCCCGGTTCTTGAGGGCCTCTTCCATCAGCTCGACTTTATAATCGAGATTATATTTGAGCGCCCGCGCCATGGCTTCATAGAGATTGATCGGAGCTGTTACGGGCTCCTGATCCGCATCCACCGCAACAATATTTTCACGCGCAGTCGTATCGATTTGCGTTGGTGTCAGTGGTTTGGGATTGACCGCACAGCCTGCCAGTAAGACCAGTGCCGAAATACTCAGAGTCTGTTTCATGTACATATTCTGCTTCCCCATCTAAGCCTTGAACGCAGCAAGCAACTGCGCTGTTTCATCTGCAGCGCTGGCATCTGCCATTGCCATGACACTGCCCAGGGGAGCAGCGCCGTTCATGTTCTGAGAAAGCTTCAGCTTCTCATCAATCTGGATCTCACCCGTTGCACCTTGAATTACAACAGGAATTTCAATCACTTGTCCATCTGCGCGGATGGCCCGTACGATCAAGCGAACGGTTTCCGCGTCCACTGGTCGTTCAATAATCGCGAGGCCGCGCGCATCCATGCGGATCCAGCCAGGCAGCGGACTGCCATCACGGGTGCGCAGCTGATATTCGGTTATGCGCGGATCACTCTCGGCCCCGATATCGCGAACTTCCATATAGATGACCCGGTCGCGGACGACAGATTCGATCATCACCTGATCACTGCCGGTCGACAGCTGGCGCACCGAGAAGCCGGTGAGACCTTCCACAAGGAAATCACCGAAGCGCGGATCAAACAGACGGTCCGCACCAAAACGCAGATCGCGAATTTTGTCGAGTTGGTCGACCACATCGCTGATTGGATTGCCATTCACATCAAAGGCCCCAACGCCGTTTAGCGAACGCAGTCCGTTCACGGCTGTCAGCAACGGTCTGTCTCCGCCCAGATCCGGCGTGTTGTTCAGCGAGCGGAAGCTGTTGACCGTATCGTCGATAATCAGTGGTGTCGTGATGAACTCCATGTTCGGATCGATCGTGGTACTTGGCGGTTCGCTATCGGGATAACCGATGCCCGGATTGCCCAGCAATTCGTTCACATTGGCATTGGCCTGCGTCACAATCACAGTGGCGGTGGATTCCACAAAGCCGCCCTGCCCGTCGCTGACAATATAGGTGATGGTCGCGACGCCCTGAAACTCGGCTGGCGCAAAATGGGAAATCGTACCGTCGGGATTGATCACCACGGTTCCGATATCAACCTTGGCGGTGAACACACTTAGCGGGTCACCATCCGGATCACTGCCATTGGCGAGCACATCGATAATCGTTTCCGCGCCACCAATGCCGAATACTTGTTCATCCCCATCAACCGGCACTTCATTGACGTTGCGGACTGTGACCGCCACGGTCGCACTAGACGTACCACCATTACCATCGCTAATGGTATAAGTGATTGTATCTGTACCAAAAAAGTCAACATTCGGTGTGTAAGTAATCGTTCCATCCGGATTGATCGTAACTGTACCGTTGGCCGCAATGGCGTTGGTAACGGTCAGCGGATCACCATCCAAATCGACATCATTGGCAAGCACTGGAATGACCAGCGGCACCTCTTCATCCGTATCGGCAATATCATTTGCCGCGACCGGCGGGTCATTAACCGGTGTAACGGTTACAGTGATCGTCTGGGTCGTGAAACCGCCATTGCCGTCACTGACCTGGTAAGTAATCACATCGGTACCATTGAAATTTGGATCAGGCGTATAGGTGATTGTGCCATCGGGGTTGATCGTCACCGTGCCATTGGGCGAGGTCGCGCTGGTAATGGTCAACGGATCGCCATCGACATCGGTCGCGTTGTCGAGCGGCGACAAGGTGACAGGCGTATCTTCCGGCGTCTCTGCAACGCTAGGCGTTACCACCGGCGGATCGTTGACCGGCGTGACATCAACTGTCACGGTTGCCGTGGATGTCCCGCCCTGACCATCGCTAATCGTGTAGGTGATGGTTGTCGGACCGTTGAAATCCGGATTGGGCGTGAACGTCACCGTGCCATCAGGATTGATAACCACCGTTCCGTCCGGCGAGCTGGCGTCCGTTACGGTCAGCGGATCGCCATCGGCATCGGTATCATTGCCAAGCACAGGAATCGTGACCGGTGCGTCCTCGGGTGTCGTAACATTGTCATTTACCGCCACGGGTACATCATTTACCGGATTAACGGTGACGGTTGCAGTGGTCGTTGCAAAGCCACCATTGCCGTCAGAGACCGTATATGTGATCGTATCGATGCCGTTGAAATTCGGGTCTGGCGTGTAAGTCACAGTGCCATCAGGGTTGATGACCACTGTCCCATTGGGCGCGCTGGCCGCCGTAACCGTCAATGGATCGCCATCAGCATCACTATCATTGTCAAGCACCGATACCGTCACCGGCGTGTCCTCGTCCGTTTGAGCTATATCCGGAGTGGCCACTGGCGCGTCATTGACCGGATCAACTGTCAAGGTAACCGTTGCCGTAGCCGTGCCGCCATTGCCGTCACTAATGGTATAGGTCACGGTCGTTGTGCCATTGAAATTCGGATTGGGCGTGAACGTCACGGCGCCATCAGGATTGATCGTAACCTGGCCATCTGGCGAGGTTGCTCCCGTCACGATGAGAGGATCGCCATCCACATCCGTGTCATTGCCAAGCACGTTCAGCGTGACCGGCGTGTCTTCTGGCGTGGTTGCGACATCATCATTTGCGACCGGCGGATCGTTCACCGGATTGACCGTTACATTAACAGTCGCAGTTGCTGTCCCGCCCTGCCCATCGCTAATCGTATAGGCGATAGTCGTTTGACCGTTGAAATCCGGATTGGGTGTGAATGTCACAGTGCCATCAGGATTGATCACCACCGTACCGTCTGGCGAACTGGCATTGGTGACGGTCAGCGGATCGCCATCAACGTCACTGTCATTAGCCAGTACCGGAATGGTAACCGGCGTTTCTTCATCCGTTACCGTCGCATCATTCACAGCAACCGGTGGATCGTTCACAGGGCCAACAGTGACTGTAACCGTCGCGGTTGATGTCCCGCCATTGCCGTCACTGATGGTATAGGTAATCGTATCCGTACCGTTGAAATCCTGGTTGGGCGTGTAGTCAATCGTGCCGTCCGGCCGGATAACCACAGTACCATTAGCGGCGCTAGCGGTTGTCACAGAGAGCGTATCACCATCAGGATCATTGTCGTTAGCAAGAACCGCTATGTTGACCGGCAGGTCTTCTGATGTCGATGCTGTATCATTTACGGCAATCGGCGGCGGATTGGTAATCGTCCAGGTGAAGTCCTGATCCACCGTGCCGCCATTGCCATCGTCGGCAGTGATGGTGACGGTATAAACACCACCGTTTACTTGGCTCGCACCACTGTCAATTGTGCCGGTGATCAAGCCATTAGCGTCAATGGACAGACCAGCGGGAAGGCCGCTCGCCGTAAAGGTTAGCGGATCGCCATCAACGTCTGAGAAATTCGCAGCGACCGAGACCGAAACAGTCGCACCATCGACATTGTCACGCGGTGCGATCGGACTCGCTACCGGGTCATCATTAACCGAGCCGACATTGATTTCCACTGTTGCTGTTGATGTACCGCCATTGCCATCGCTGATCGTGTAGGTAATCGTATCGGGACCGTTATAGTCCGGATCCGGCGCATAGTTGATCGTGCCATCGGGATTGATCGTGACATCGCCGTGGCCAGCCGTGGCCAGAGTGACGGTCAGGGTATCACCATCGGGGTCGGTGTCATTACCCAGAACATCGATATCCAGCGGCGTATCTTCGGTCA
This DNA window, taken from Parasphingorhabdus litoris DSM 22379, encodes the following:
- a CDS encoding WS/DGAT/MGAT family O-acyltransferase; this translates as MEQLGALDAMFAYTETRNTPMHIGQLLIYDPSTAPGGKVGFKDILHYIEGRLDGARIFRQKLVRVPLDLDHPYWIEDDNFDLEYHVRHIALPQPGDWRQLCIQAARIYARPLDMNRPLWEFTVIEGLDNVEGIPKGSFALVHKFHHAAVDGQSGLQMTLALHDLDAKMKPRKWDKQWRPETKPNDLNLLMRAQVNNIANPVRGLQTLGKLLPVPKRMFDFARENKQQKDASTGIPKTRFGDRLTPHRVFDGKIFSLSDIKTIRTAFPGVTVNDVMLSIVGGTMRAYLESKGELPNNTLKAGAPISVRDDNGEAAGGNQVSMMTVGLGTHIADPAKRLEFVAKETNRSKHMVEAVGARTLMELSGAMPAGLTAAATKLAARMGLGQTVAPQMNTVVTNVPGPPVSMYFAGAELKRSFGMGLPTDGMGVFHIVTSYHGEVMLTITACREMLPDPATYADFAEKSFKALLAAAKKANAAAAKKAKPKKAAAKKPKKRLTTPSATAGKGRRKTAK
- a CDS encoding efflux RND transporter periplasmic adaptor subunit translates to MPQLNQKQQKPMAASPPDSDPAPIAILPVASGAAPISGDANMLASLLQFEAEVRRKPGVAELHYHVANELRRILPYEQMFIARQPRIGDDFHIVCASSISSVDRNAPLIQAMEKLIAKLAKNDGLDRPHDFTLGAMSEDSALAEYPYSECRWQPLLDSEGKVFGGLLVMREAPFREGEGYRLTRLSETVSHSWRALTGDKPVKRIGRFGRKEKIGILVALLVIALFPVRMTALAPVEVVAARPFMVAAPFSGVISRIHVAPNAAVEEGALLVSFDDVKLSNELKLAQEKLAVAKARVDRSTSTAFGEDDETREIATLRAEYELAQADYNFANDVMGLSQIKAPRGGMAIYSDRRDWEGRAVNVGDPILQVADPGEIALRIDLPAAEQMALENGSRVKVWLDAQPLWAIEGKVEHASYQARQTAEGILAFAVTAQPTSDNPRIGSRGTAKLYGEWVPLIYSLLKRPIASFRQTIGL
- a CDS encoding HlyD family efflux transporter periplasmic adaptor subunit; amino-acid sequence: MTAAVPVEPERPLLPPLRQELRIEPGAALVTGAPSWTLFDPVRHLFFQLGRIEYRILSRWASGDLAKVNDDLVAEGLDEEEINNAFGQVVDFSLTNSLTVTPMGDTVASFTEQRETAKKAWWKWMLDNYLFIRIPIVKPAAFLERTIDKVAPLWSYPALTFFALLALTGLFLVSRQWDSFLASFLYFFSWQGLIAYGIGLFVIKILHELGHAYTATRFGCRVPSMGVSFLVMMPVLYTDTSGAWRLTSRKQRLMIDCAGVTVELMIAGLATMAWVLLPDGMLRSVAFILATTSWVMSLAINLNPFMRFDGYYVLSDWLGVPNLQPRAFALGRWRLREMLFALGDEAPEQVPDRLRRGMIVYAWMTWVYRLFLFIGIALLVYTLFFKLLGVILFVVEIAVFIARPVLSEFKVWASMKDRILATSRTRLLLIGSGIALLLCLLPLDRHISAPAVLTPIGASPIVAGDPGKVEKLFVENGQRVAAGAPLVQLSAPELEQSIAATKVRIANLQLQFGRGAADEIDLSNRMVLERELKQEQDQLAGLELRSERLILRAPIAGIVTDLSPDIHSGRWLGGAEPIAYIVTSDDYDIQAYVSEDDIWRISKDARGRFVPDDPVQASRAAMLVEKSTNAVERIDQPILASVNGGPIASDKDENVLRPRAALYRVRLIASKKVYKDGEALQLTPGSVEIAATGRSVAGGLLDKVTRLFRSEASLTN
- a CDS encoding TolC family protein, yielding MKQTLSISALVLLAGCAVNPKPLTPTQIDTTARENIVAVDADQEPVTAPINLYEAMARALKYNLDYKVELMEEALKNRELNLSRYDMLPQLVANAGYAGRNNFSGASSLSLITRRQSLEPSTSAERDIFTGDLSLSWDVLDFGLSYVRSQQKADEFLISQERRRKVANRIIEDVRTSYWRAVSAERLLTKLKELEGNVSTTLDNSERLAERRLSAPLTALTYQRELVQIQAEIRKLQRELVVAKAQLAALMNLRPGTNFSLVLPDRTDNLPAVKYSGEDMMMTALKNRAELREVSYRQRINSKELDAALLSALPSFRGILGVNVDSNDFLFNNNWFQYGAQASWNVLNLFKLGPKKKAVRAQDDLLRQRELALTMAVMTQVHVSRARFGHLQEELQTAEHQHRVQDKILYQIRAGHKAGAMSQQTLLREEMNTLVAEVKYDIAYAEAQNAYANLFASMGIDDFAPDLTGREDVSTLTASLTNLWQEREAAMKLDQ
- a CDS encoding efflux RND transporter periplasmic adaptor subunit yields the protein MSDAPEDEASDTGEKSKAPWLWGGGIALAAVIGVAVASSGDGTDWSSNEAAAGAAEEQAEETAEAQAEKPEPSPDPDVRGVIKPKQESTVASRMTARITSMPFGKGQSFRKGALLAQFDCSAIRAELKAAQAAANAYNVTYKTNVELDQYEAIGKNEVAVAKANLGKANAEANAIKANLTDCAVYAPFSGTVVEEIAGRGEIAASGQPLLTIQSGGDLEVELIVPSNWLTWLRPGADFTFKIDETGADVTGQITRLGASVDPVSKTIRVTGNVDKTESLVLPGMSGTGVFVKPSDKPAQSAAEKASSDAPAKSEAAKADGRQPS